The DNA region TCGCCCCCTCGGTGGGGCGCATAGTGGCGGAGATGGTGGAGGGGCGGGAGCCCTTCATCGACGTGTCCACCTTCCGGCTCTCCCGGTTCCAGGAGGGGGACCTGTTCTTCGAGCCCTGCTGCATATGAGCCCCCCGGGACAGCGAAAGTGGGGTATCAATAGCCGGGAGAGATCACGTTCAGGCTCAGGTCCAGGGCCCTGGCGGAGTGGGTCACGGATCCGACGGATACCACCTGGACCCCGAGCCGGGCGGCCTCCAGGGCCCGCTGGACCGTCATGTTCCCCGAGGCCTCGATGATCGCCCTGCCCCGGGCGATCTGGACCGCCCGGGCCATCACCTCCGGGGGCATGTTGTCCAGCATGATTATGTCCGCCCCGGCGTTAACCGCCTCCTCCACCTGCTCCAGGGTCTTGGCCTCCACCTCGATGGTCATGGTGTGGGACACCCTCTGGCGGGCCATGTGCACCGCCTGGGCCACCCCACCCGCCAGGGCTATGTGGTTGTCCTTGAGCATCACCCCGTCGGAGAGGCCGAACCGGTGGTTCCTGCCGCCCCCCATGAGGACCGCCAGCTTGTCCAGGACCCTGAGTCCCGGGGCGGTCTTCCGGGTGTCCGCCACAACCGTGTCGTAGCCCCGGAGGGCGTCCACGAACTCCCTGACGGCGGTGGCTATGCCGCTCATCCGTTGCATCAGGTTGAGGGCGGTCCTCTCGGCGGAGAGGAGCGCCCGGGCGTCGCACCGGATCCGCATCACGTCCCGTCCGGGCAGGACCCTCTCCCCGTCCCGGGCCAGCAACTCCACCTGTGCGTCGGGGTCCAGCCGCTGGAACGTCCTGGCCCCCACCAGGAGCCCCGCCACGACCCCCGGGGCCTTGGCGGTCACCAGCGCCACCGCTGGGGCCGGCTCGGGGAGCACCGCGGCGGCGCTCACGTCCCCGTAGGGCATGTCCTCCCGGAGGGCCTGGTCTATGATGGGGTCTATCAGGTGCCAGTGGTGGGTCATGGAGCTCACCCCTCTATCCAGTGGCTACCCAGGGAGCCGGGCCTGGACAGGGCAGCGGAGAGCACCGCCCGGGCCACCTGGGCCATGTTGAACGCCTCGAAGGCCTCGGTGGAGCGTAGCTCCAGCCCCTCAAGGTGCCGCAGGATCCCCTCCACCTGGTCCAGGGCCTCCTGAAGGCCCCGGCGGGTCCTTATGACGAAGGCGTGCCGGGTCATGATCCGCCGGATCCGGTCCATGACCCCCTGGAGGTCCTCCCCACACGGGGAGCGGTCCTCCCTTGGCACCCGGACGGGCCCTCGGTCCGCCGGTTCCTCCGGGATCCGGCGGGCTATCCGCTTGGCGAACACCAACGCCTCCAGGAGGGAGTTGCTGGCCAGCCGGTTGGCCCCGTGTACCCCGGTCCTGGCGGCCTCGCCGCAGGCGTAGAGTCCCGGGACGGAGGTGCGGCCCCACAGGTCGGTTAAGACCCCTCCCATTAGGTAGTGGGCCACGGGCCTCACGGGGATCCACTGGGAGGTGATGTCTATGCCCTCCTCCAGACACCGGGCGTAGATGCCGGGGAAGCGGGACTTGAGGAACCCCCCGTCCAGGTGGGTCACGTCCAAGTAGACGCAGGGGGAGGAGTGGAGGGCCATCTGGCGGACCACCGCCCGGGCCACCACGTCCCTGGGGGCCAGGTCCTTCAGGGGGTGCTCCCCCTCCATGAAGGGCTCCCCCTTTGGGTTCCTCAGTATCCCCCCCTCGCCCCGGACCGCCTCGGATATGAGGAAGCTCCTGGAGGAGGAGGGGGAGTGGAGGGCGGTGGGGTGGAACTGGACGAACTCCATGTCCATGAGGTCCGCCCCGGCCCGCATTGCCATGGCGATCCCGTCCCCGGAGGAGTAGCGCATGTTGGTGGTGCTCTCGTAGAGCCTTCCGATGCCTCCGGTGGCCACCACCACGTGGGGGGCCAGGATGGCGGAAGGTCCCGGGCCGAGTAGGGAGACCCCGGCGGCGTTGCCGTCCAGGTCGGTGATCACGTCCACCGCGAAGGTTTCCATGATGAAGTGGATGTTGTCCCTTCGCTGGGCCTCGGCGAAGAGGGCCCGGACGATCTCCGCCCCGGTGGAGTCCTTGGCGTGAAGTATCCGGTTCCTGGAGTGTCCCCCCTCCCGGGTGAGCTTGAGGGATCCGTCGGGGCGGCGATCGAAGTTCACCCCCAGGCGGATCAGGTCCTCCGCCACCTGGGGGCTCTCCATGACCATGGTTCGGACCGCCTCCGGGTCGTTGTGGCCGCATCCGGCCCTCAGGGTGTCCTCCACGTGGGACTCCAGGTCATCAGGGCCCTGGCAGATGGCGATGCCCCCTTGGGCCAGGCCGCTGTTGGTGTCCTTGGGCACCGCGGTGGAGACCACCGCCACCTTCATGTCCCGGGGCAGGTTGAGGGCGCAGAAGAGCCCCCCTATGCCAGAGCCCAGGATCACCGCGTGGAAGTTCAGGGCTCCCTCCAGATCGGGGGGGGTTAGATACCGCACCTAGATCACCTCCAGCATCCTCGACAGGGCCCCTTGGGCCCGATGGATCACCTGGGGGTCCAGCTGTATCTCCTCCACTTCCTCCTCCAGGGACCTGAGGATCAGCTCCAGGGTGGTCTTCTTCATGTTGGGGCAGAGGGGGGCGGGGGAGAGGGTGTGGAAGGTCTTGCGGGGGCAGCGCTTCCTGAGCCCATGCAACATCCCCTCCTCGGTGCCCACGATGAACTCCGCCGCGTCAGAGGACTCGGCGAAGTCGAGCATCTGGGAGGTGCTTCCCACGAAGTGGGCCATCTCCAGCACCTCCTTGGGACACTCCGGGTGGGCCATGAAGAGGGCAGAGGGGTGCTCCCGCAGGGCCTGGGCGGCCTGCTGGGGGGTCATCCTCTGGTGGGTGGGGCAGAAGCCCTCCCATGGGATGATCCGCACCTCCGGCACCTGGGACTGGACGTACCGGGCCAGGTTCCTGTCCGGGGCGAAGATGACCTCCTTAGCTCCCAGAGAGCGGACCACCTTGGGGGCGTTGGAGGAGGTGCAACATATGTCGCACTCCCCCTTGGCCTCCGCGGAGGTGTTCACGTAGCAGACCACCGGTGCGCCCGGGTGCTTGCGCTTCATCTCCCGCAGGTCCTCGGGGGTCACCATGTCCGCCATGGGGCACCCCGCGTCCGGGGCGGGGAGGAGCACCTTCTTCTGGGGAGAGAGGATCTTGGCGCTCTCCGCCATGAACCTGACGCCGCAGAAGACTATGGTCTCCGCCTCCATCCGGGAGGCGGCGCGGCTCAGCTGGAAAGAGTCCCCCACCAGGTCCGCCAGGTCCTGCACCTCCGGGGGCTGGTAGTTGTGAGCCAGGATCACCGCCCCCTTGGCCTCCTTGAGGCTCAGGATCCTCTCCTTCAGGTGGTTGATGTCCATCTGCTCCGATCTCCTTTTCTCCCGCTTGGGCCGGGATATTTGTGATTTATGTTGCAAAGACGAAAAAGCCCTACTTTTTTTCCACATAATAGCACATTTACCGGTCCTATTTATCGCCTGATGAGGGGAGATCAATTCGCCCTCGGTTTTGCCCATGGGGGCCGTTGGTGGCCCCTCGAGGATTTCAAGGTCTTCGTCTTCGTCTGATGGTGAAAATGAAATTGGGCCCCGACTACGAAACCGGGGCCCAACGATGCATCGGGTTCAGATGTCCGGCTGGAACTGATGGCGGATCACCTCGAAGAGGGGGTTGTTCCTCCTCGGAAGTGGGGGGTTGAGTCCCGCCCCCTTGGCCTTCCAGTAGGCTTCCCCGAGCCCGCCGGATCCCAGCTCATAGTCCATGCCATCCCATCCGTCCTCCCGGAAGGAGTAGAAGGCCCAGTGAAGGGAGTTCTCGTTGAGGACCTGGATGACGTCCCCAAGGTAAGCCCCGGCCCCCTTGTTCCTGCGATAGCATCCGAACTCGGCCACCACCAGTCGGTTTGATGGGATCCCGCGATCCTTTGCCCACCGGAGGAAGGGGGTCAAGAAGGTCCTTATCCTGTCCCTATCCCAGATCTCCGTTCTTCCGTTGAACGGCACCCTGCCTGGGTAAGCGTAGCCCTTGTGCTCCGAGAAGTTTAGGTGGCTAGTGAAGGTGAAGGGCTCATACATGTGAACCGAGTAGAGGATCCGATCGTCCTTCAACCTGGGCCAGAAGGTGAAGGCGTTGGGCTTGGCGAACCATCCGCTGTCCAGCATTATGGGGGTCTCCCGGTCCACGCTTCGGATCCGGGCTATTATCGTCTGGTAGAAGGCCACTATGTCCCTTGGGGTGCCCCGGTTTTTCCGGTACCATTCCGCGTAGGCATCCGCATCCGCGTACTCCGATAGCCCCGTCCCCATCTCCGGGGTGGGCTCGTTCAGGATGTTGTAGCCTATCACCGCCGGATGCCCTCGGAGGGCAAATGCCAGGTCCCTCCAGAAGGCCGCCGCCTGCTCCCAGTAGGCTCTATCTCTCCAGAGCCTAAGATCCCGCTTGCCACCGTTGAGCTGCACCCACCGATTGCCCGGAAGGCCCAGGGGGGTTATGACAACCTTGATATCCCTTGCCGCCGCCCAGCCCAGGACCATCTTAAGCTTGGCCAGGTCCTCCTTCACCAACCCCCGGTAGTGATCCGCATCCCCCATGAGAAAGTCGCGTTCCTTGCCATCCCACTTGTCGAACGCCAGCCGGACCCACTGGACTCCCAGGGACTTTGCGGCGTCGAACCACGCCTCCGACGGCTCCTGATTGAAACAGTTGGTCCCCTTCCGCTGCACGTCCCAAAAGGACATCTTGTCAGCCCCAAGAGCCACATGGAACTCAAAAAAGGATCCCGAGACCAACCATGCAAATGAAACTTACAGCTCGCCTCAACCACATCTCCCCCATCCCTACTTGTTTCGCAGACGGGGGCGTATTTTATCATACATAGATAAAAATGTCTAAATAACCTTGTCCATCGGCCAAGGTGGGATCGGATGGATATGAAACTTGATCTTGCATTTAAAATGCGATAGAATATTAGAATAATTCCACATCTTCGTGAAAAAGAGATTCTGAGGGAGGGATGTCAAATGAG from Thermanaerovibrio acidaminovorans DSM 6589 includes:
- a CDS encoding glycoside hydrolase family 5 protein, producing MSFWDVQRKGTNCFNQEPSEAWFDAAKSLGVQWVRLAFDKWDGKERDFLMGDADHYRGLVKEDLAKLKMVLGWAAARDIKVVITPLGLPGNRWVQLNGGKRDLRLWRDRAYWEQAAAFWRDLAFALRGHPAVIGYNILNEPTPEMGTGLSEYADADAYAEWYRKNRGTPRDIVAFYQTIIARIRSVDRETPIMLDSGWFAKPNAFTFWPRLKDDRILYSVHMYEPFTFTSHLNFSEHKGYAYPGRVPFNGRTEIWDRDRIRTFLTPFLRWAKDRGIPSNRLVVAEFGCYRRNKGAGAYLGDVIQVLNENSLHWAFYSFREDGWDGMDYELGSGGLGEAYWKAKGAGLNPPLPRRNNPLFEVIRHQFQPDI
- the nadC gene encoding carboxylating nicotinate-nucleotide diphosphorylase; amino-acid sequence: MTHHWHLIDPIIDQALREDMPYGDVSAAAVLPEPAPAVALVTAKAPGVVAGLLVGARTFQRLDPDAQVELLARDGERVLPGRDVMRIRCDARALLSAERTALNLMQRMSGIATAVREFVDALRGYDTVVADTRKTAPGLRVLDKLAVLMGGGRNHRFGLSDGVMLKDNHIALAGGVAQAVHMARQRVSHTMTIEVEAKTLEQVEEAVNAGADIIMLDNMPPEVMARAVQIARGRAIIEASGNMTVQRALEAARLGVQVVSVGSVTHSARALDLSLNVISPGY
- the nadA gene encoding quinolinate synthase NadA, translated to MGKTEGELISPHQAINRTGKCAIMWKKSRAFSSLQHKSQISRPKREKRRSEQMDINHLKERILSLKEAKGAVILAHNYQPPEVQDLADLVGDSFQLSRAASRMEAETIVFCGVRFMAESAKILSPQKKVLLPAPDAGCPMADMVTPEDLREMKRKHPGAPVVCYVNTSAEAKGECDICCTSSNAPKVVRSLGAKEVIFAPDRNLARYVQSQVPEVRIIPWEGFCPTHQRMTPQQAAQALREHPSALFMAHPECPKEVLEMAHFVGSTSQMLDFAESSDAAEFIVGTEEGMLHGLRKRCPRKTFHTLSPAPLCPNMKKTTLELILRSLEEEVEEIQLDPQVIHRAQGALSRMLEVI
- the nadB gene encoding L-aspartate oxidase, yielding MRYLTPPDLEGALNFHAVILGSGIGGLFCALNLPRDMKVAVVSTAVPKDTNSGLAQGGIAICQGPDDLESHVEDTLRAGCGHNDPEAVRTMVMESPQVAEDLIRLGVNFDRRPDGSLKLTREGGHSRNRILHAKDSTGAEIVRALFAEAQRRDNIHFIMETFAVDVITDLDGNAAGVSLLGPGPSAILAPHVVVATGGIGRLYESTTNMRYSSGDGIAMAMRAGADLMDMEFVQFHPTALHSPSSSRSFLISEAVRGEGGILRNPKGEPFMEGEHPLKDLAPRDVVARAVVRQMALHSSPCVYLDVTHLDGGFLKSRFPGIYARCLEEGIDITSQWIPVRPVAHYLMGGVLTDLWGRTSVPGLYACGEAARTGVHGANRLASNSLLEALVFAKRIARRIPEEPADRGPVRVPREDRSPCGEDLQGVMDRIRRIMTRHAFVIRTRRGLQEALDQVEGILRHLEGLELRSTEAFEAFNMAQVARAVLSAALSRPGSLGSHWIEG